Proteins encoded by one window of Rutidosis leptorrhynchoides isolate AG116_Rl617_1_P2 chromosome 7, CSIRO_AGI_Rlap_v1, whole genome shotgun sequence:
- the LOC139858469 gene encoding IRK-interacting protein-like: MASSFCSSSSSSSISNSLSPLPHPPFTPIQECDREGKEEDESSCDQNSVKSATTPNDYSEINNNDNNYVHRPTPLHSKTVTKSSKKRSESSSSNDKSVSCNKCRPSVREKYSVVPLDTTIAGRHSVTSPNGIFKSIFSSLVKKSPRSTSSSSETMTPVPAKEEHWKGAVAELSRKLIQATKKRDEAILEASRLKSSMAELENKLNKLEVYCYSLKSGLDDCTYEHEPIKIGDHDKVIEHFLVFVSESRSSMRHLSRSLTVQLPKIAGEKLYDRIQLLLQPYDIKVSVSTNPRVLLVYLEALLNRVFFEDFESPGFQKSGSNHTLNPIRRCEENFKLFMRLKKLSWEEVLNNGTKQFSEEFSKFCDRKMSEVVSMLGWTQAWPEPLLQAFFAASKAVWLVHVLANSVHPGLPIFRVDKGVRFDSIYMEDMGGDKVKRFGSSMVRVMVEPGFYIYGNVVKCKVICRYQSNNGFINVSLNSNPL, from the exons ATGGCTTCTTCCTTCTGTTCTTcgtcatcttcttcttcaatttctaACTCCCTTTCTCCTCTTCCTCATCCCCCTTTCACTCCC ATACAAGAATGTGATAGAGAAGGTAAAGAAGAAGATGAATCATCATGTGATCAAAACAGCGTAAAATCAGCAACAACACCAAACGATTATTCAGAAATTAACAACAACGATAACAACTACGTTCATCGACCAACACCACTTCACTCTAAAACCGTAACAAAATCCTCCAAAAAAAGATCCGAATCATCATCCTCCAATGACAAATCGGTCTCCTGCAACAAATGCCGACCAAGTGTTCGAGAAAAATATTCAGTCGTACCACTCGACACCACAATCGCCGGTCGTCACTCCGTCACCAGTCCCAACGGTATATTCAAATCCATCTTCTCATCTCTCGTGAAAAAGAGCCCGAGATCCACGTCATCATCGTCGGAGACGATGACTCCGGTACCTGCAAAAGAAGAACACTGGAAAGGTGCAGTTGCTGAGCTGTCACGTAAACTCATTCAAGCTACTAAAAAACGCGATGAAGCGATTCTAGAAGCTTCTAGATTAAAATCCTCAATGGCTGAACTTGAGAACAAACTCAATAAGCTTGAAGTTTATTGTTATAGTCTCAAATCAGGTCTTGATGATTGTACATATGAACATGAACCGATCAAAATTGGTGATCATGATAAAGTGATCGAGCATTTTTTAGTTTTCGTATCCGAATCTCGATCATCGATGAGGCATCTCAGCCGTTCGTTAACCGTACAACTTCCGAAAATAGCGGGAGAAAAGCTTTACGATCGAATACAGTTGCTTCTTCAACCGTATGATATCAAAGTGTCAGTATCAACAAACCCGAGAGTATTGCTTGTGTACCTTGAAGCGCTTCTCAACAGAGTGTTTTTTGAAGATTTTGAATCGCCCGGGTTTCAAAAATCCGGGTCGAATCACACACTTAACCCGATCCGAAGGTGTGAAGAGAATTTCAAATTGTTTATGCGGTTAAAGAAGTTAAGTTGGGAAGAGGTATTAAACAATGGGACTAAGCAGTTTAGTGAGGAGTTTAGTAAATTTTGTGATAGGAAAATGAGTGAAGTTGTGAGTATGTTGGGGTGGACCCAGGCATGGCCCGAACCGCTTTTGCAAGCGTTTTTCGCTGCGTCTAAAGCGGTTTGGTTGGTGCATGTATTGGCTAATTCGGTTCATCCAGGATTACCTATATTTAGAGTTGATAAAGGGGTTCGGTTTGATTCGATTTACATGGAGGATATGGGTGGTGACAAGGTGAAAAGGTTTGGGTCATCAATGGTTCGAGTCATGGTTGAGCCCGGGTTTTACATTTATGGGAATGTGGTCAAGTGCAAAGTCATATGTAGGTACCAAAGCAACAATGGGTTTATAAATGTTTCTTTAAATAGTAACCCTTTATGA